The Vigna unguiculata cultivar IT97K-499-35 chromosome 1, ASM411807v1, whole genome shotgun sequence nucleotide sequence aaccATCACTACTAATATAGGCAGTAGATACCAGCATATTTCAAGGCCAAAATTTCTTTCCGATTTTTTTTGAATGATATCTCCtgctaaacattaaaaatatattaagttgatattttaaaaatcggTGACCATCGTTGAAGACATAACAGACTAAAAACACAGAAAAATTTAGTCGAGAATCCAAATTGAGACACATTTCCTAAAGATTGGTTCAGATATAGaatgtaaattataatttactaaacttGGGATGCGAAACAAAAGGGGAGAAATGAATCATACTCGATATCTCTAAGCTGATGGAAGAATTGGAGATCATAGACATTAGAAAGGCCAGCAAAGTGCACAATGCCGTTGAGTCTGTGGTGCTCAATGTGCTTGAGTGCAAGATTTCTCTGGTGATTCAGTTCAGCTTCTAATTCAGTGAAGTTTTCCTTGAAAACCACATGCCTATACATGATGCCAGTTTTTCTGAGAATCTCAGGAAGCTCTGTGGAATTTGTTTTTGCTTCCACAACAATCCACAGCAATGGTTGAGGAACAAGCTTTATGGTATTTGCCAACCTTCTCAAGAACACAGCTTGGTGGGGAAGTTTTGTGCTTGTTGGAGTCACAATGATGATGAGTCTTCTGGGCTTCAACTTTGGtggtgtttttttcttttcagtttcAGGGATTGCAGGCTCCACCAtgtgcatggtgattggagaTGGAGCTATCCAAGTTCTATTGACACTTGTTGTGAGTTGTGACATTTGACTAGGTTGTGGAGCAAACTGTGTGATGTTTGAAACAGCAACTTTGGTGGAAAAGATAGAAGATTTACCTGTTGGAGCTAAACCAGTGAAAAAACCCATCACAAAACACAGGGAAAAATGGAGCATGGCCTTCTTCCATAGAAGAACCTTCTTCTTTGATCTTTCTAGTGAACCCATGTTGATTAAACCCTATGTAATTGACCACCTGAAGCAGAATCTTCAGGGTGGAATTGAATTACCAGATGGGGGGGCACAGAATGAAGAGAAGGGTAGTGGAATTAATGTGATATAAAGTTGAGAGCTTTAAGGGTAGcacatttttttgttgttaagCAAAATGTTGAAACTATTGAGGTTCTTATGATTGGTACTGCCAAACTGAATGGTTAGGTTTTTGGTTTGGAGGCATTTCATAGGAGGGTGGGTTCACTTGGTTGTCCCTTGaagtaaaagtaatataataaaaaaaaaagcataaaaagAGATAGTGTGAGACCAAGGGTTGTTATCTACACCAAATAGCAGTTGGGATGGCACCCATCCATCCATAAAGAATGTGTTGTACCATGCCAATTAACTAATATTAGTAATCATCATGCACATTGTGTTagggtttttgattttttatttgaggTTGACTAGTCCTAACAAAGaatctaaaaaaaaagttaattaatttaactttgaTTTTGGACAAATATATTGtggattataaaaatattttttacttgcATAGTGAATGTTGTGGTAGTTATTTATAGAATTATTGTAATGGGGTGGGTGAGAACTCTGAAGTAAGTAACCTTTACGGTGTGGGTGGGTTTGGATCTCTAACACTAGTCCACAGAATCAGACTTTGGGAAGTGGTGCGTGTGTGAATCATCTTTCACTTAAGCTCATTACATACATGCAATTTTGACTTAGGAGAAAGAAATGTGCATTTGCACTTgacacagtttttttttttttttaaatatgtatttctAGTTTAATTAGATTCTGGTCCCATGGttgatttaacaaaatttttttaatttctttttcttaattcagtattcattttatttaaataaaataaagatttaattgagaataaaaattacaaataatattaaataaatatttttaataccaaGTTTAGATTTTGGATCTGACAAGACATATAGGAGGATTTTGAAGAtcttttttcaaattgtttaGTTGAGATGAGGAAAGATCCACCTACAAAAAATTTTTGAGTAAAAACTTCTTAAATCTGCTTAATGTATAATTGAAAGTATGAAAAATGATTCACtgagtaaaatataatatgttgtgATTGAGTGTGTCGATAATAATGATGAATAATTATCTCATAAAGTGTGACTACAAGGATAACGATTATGTGCATTGAACGCAcatttattagtaaaaaattgtccaactttaattagaaatttaaaatatctttgatGGACTGGGTACAAAGACTATTGAAACCAAGAGAAGGATATAAATaggaataaatttattaatgaggtataattaataagaacaaaattcataattaagtGTGCCATTAAATAAATTCTCActtcaataattattaatataattttattttatttaaataacaaaaatacttaTAAGTGTTATACGGTTATAAATGACAATTTGTTTGATGCATaaagataaaagttaaaataattttaacatatttgtatcgtagttaaataaaattatattaaaaatatgaatattataaCATTGATTCGGTTTAAAGGAATGTTGtacaataaaattcaaattaaatttagaacTCTATACcctaatttttataatgaaatgactaaatcatattaaataagATAGAAAGTTAAACtgaggaaagaaaaaaatagttaatgatataatttttccaaataatattaataacagaggaacattaaatttaatgacattgagttttattatttaattattttttaacttttttatataaaaaatataaatgacaattgtataatatttatgagTATTTTTTGCCATAAAGTGAAATAACATTAACATATTTTGAAGttaattattcttatataaaattttgtaacattcaagtttattaattattctgACCCAAGGAATACGGGTTAGCATAACCAAGATATTGCTTATATGAAATGCTTATATGAAAACAAcgagaggaagaaaaaaacttCATTTTCCAATATTAAAGACAGAAGAAAAGTGATAAATTAATCGTGGAGAATGCTTGTTATACAAttctttgatattttataatggtttaaatataattgactATTAATATGAGTATTAAATTACTGGTTTTAAGATTTGAGGTTCTGTTTAGAATGGTTGTAATTGTTCTGTTTTTGatatctaaattttaatttgaaaataaaattggcTTTGAAAAACTAGATTGAAATAgctcttaattttttaacactattttaatctttacttttaaaataacttcCTAGTTACTATTATATTGGAAATTCAATAAAACCCTTTTTATCTCTTAGTTATAAAGCTAAAAAAGGTTTTTAATCTACTATTTAATCATATTAAGACTCGTTagaagaaataatatatttgagaaTCTATTTGCTGTATATTGAAGTGTAGCTTTAACTTGTTTTATACCTAAAATATCTTTCCAGACTACtcttagaaaataatttatcttttatatatatatatatatatatatatatatatatatataatattaattatacttcataatttcaaaacaaatatcAAAACGGAGGACATAAAATCGTGTCAAGGTTATTTTGGTGCTTTACTTAGACAATTTAACACACAAAAGGAACTTTCTAAGTTTTAACACTTGAGTGCAGTCTAAAGAACTGctattacttttcttttttagagTTGAGGTTTTCTTTTGAGGTACGTTATTTCCAGTTTTATAGTTTTAGGAAACTTTAATTTGGGAGATGAATTTCGTTTATatgtgtttatttattaaactattttCATGTGTCATTGGTGTCATATGGCTAAAATATCTGCTGGAAGGTATTTTGGCAGGTGAGATGactcattttcatcttttatgttttataactaaatattttgCGCCAAAGACCCGTGGATTAAGTGGGGACGTTTCTCTCGAATGTTGGaaactgtaaaaaaaaatgttgaacaaATTAACTCATACTATAAACTGGGTGTGTATTGCAAAATTACTGGCGTGTGGacaatcaaa carries:
- the LOC114176212 gene encoding probable beta-1,4-xylosyltransferase IRX9 — its product is MGSLERSKKKVLLWKKAMLHFSLCFVMGFFTGLAPTGKSSIFSTKVAVSNITQFAPQPSQMSQLTTSVNRTWIAPSPITMHMVEPAIPETEKKKTPPKLKPRRLIIIVTPTSTKLPHQAVFLRRLANTIKLVPQPLLWIVVEAKTNSTELPEILRKTGIMYRHVVFKENFTELEAELNHQRNLALKHIEHHRLNGIVHFAGLSNVYDLQFFHQLRDIELFGTWPTALLAAHRKKVKIEGPVCDSSQVIGWHLRNMNNETDTITPPIHISSFAFNSSILWDPERWGRTSSVQDTSQNSIKFVKQVVLEDEAKLKGIPPEDCSKILLWRFNFRAQTTSIH